The following proteins are encoded in a genomic region of Amphiura filiformis chromosome 11, Afil_fr2py, whole genome shotgun sequence:
- the LOC140163716 gene encoding putative methyltransferase DDB_G0268948 gives MLGVDKSPDEIIFKTIGKHTMASLYTGLKHASLYSKYRPKPSAAVINKILEFLKEKKKASFLSAVDVGCGSGQSTPVLGEYFESVLGCDISEAQVNEARKANTAPNIKYCVADAEHIPVADNSVDLVTCSMAVHWFDFPAFCKEVDRVLKPSGCLAVYARNHGIFLHDDDKIAKKLNETFSSFYCKTLNSTFSMEILRGIYQQELVIPYPEFERHVLYEHKDVPLLELLGLIETFSGYQKYHKEHPNDDILKPFQNEMIQMLGVDKSPDEIIFNTECPIFLLLGRKP, from the exons ATTGGCAAGCACACCATGGCGTCGTTATACACCGGACTCAAACACGCTAGCTTGTACAGCAAATATAGACCTAAACCTAGTGCCGCTGTTATTAATAAAATTCTGGAATTCCTGAAAGAAAAG AAGAAAGCCTCATTCCTCTCGGCTGTTGACGTCGGTTGTGGATCTGGACAAAGTACTCCTGTTCTCGGTGAATATTTTGAATCAGTTCTGGGCTGTGATATAAGTGAGGCACAAGTCAATGAAGCTAGAAAGGCAAATACAGCACCGAATATCAAATATTG TGTTGCAGATGCCGAACATATCCCCGTAGCAGACAATTCGGTGGACCTTGTCACCTGTTCTATGGCGGTTCATTGGTTCGATTTCCCAGCATTCTGCAAGGAAGTGGATCGTGTCCTAAAACCATCCGGTTGTTTGGCAGTCTATGCTCGCAATCATGGAATCTTCCTCCATGACGATGACAAAATAGCTAAGAAGCTCAATGAAACATTCTCATCT TTTTATTGTAAAACACTGAATAGCACATTTTCTATGGAAATACTGCGTGGAATATACCAACAAGAACTTGTAATACCATATCCGGAGTTTGAAAG GCATGTACTGTACGAGCACAAAGACGTTCCTCTGTTGGAGCTACTTGGTTTGATAGAAACCTTCTCTGGTTATCAGAAATATCACAAAGAGCATCCAAATGACGACATTCTAAAACCATTTCAAAATGA AATGATCCAGATGTTAGGCGTTGATAAGTCTCCAGATGAGATCATCTTCAACACGGAGTGCCCAATATTCTTACTACTTGGGAGGAAACCCTAA